The following are from one region of the Nymphaea colorata isolate Beijing-Zhang1983 chromosome 7, ASM883128v2, whole genome shotgun sequence genome:
- the LOC116257512 gene encoding magnesium transporter MRS2-B-like: MSQNRAQFHSVGHSNLLATGPANKSTPAIRPLFQGVNVLGVKKRGHGSRSWTRIDKDGTSQVLEIDKFTLMRRCNLPARDLRLLDPLFVYPSAILGREKAIVVNLEQIRCIITSDEVILLNSLDGCVTQYQMELCKRLAVRKELDDLPFEFRALEVALELTCTFLDSQATDLENEVYPVLDGLASSISTLKLEHVRRMKSNLLALTQRVQKIHDEIEQLMNDDGDMAEMYLTEKKEQNEAYFLNNHHFLSCAAGPGVFHSAPVSPISSPSGSPKLERDSYSFASRSKHGSLRSSGTNNEHIQELEMLLEAYFVVIDNTLNKLSSLKEYIDDTEDFINIKLDNVRNQLIQIELLITAGTFVIAIFGVVTGIFGMNIPIDLFNYSSAFNWVLIISTVVGGLMFLSFLWYFKHKRLMFM; this comes from the exons ATGTCTCAAAATAGAGCACAATTTCATTCTGTTGGTCATTCTAATTTACTTGCCACTGGGCCTGCAAATAAATCGACTCCTGCCATTAGACCTCTGTTCCAAGGGGTAAACGTTTTGGGTGTGAAGAAAAGAGGCCATGGTAGTCGATCATGGACACGGATTGACAAGGATGGGACTTCACAGGTTTTGGAGATTGATAAGTTTACATTGATGAGACGTTGCAATCTCCCAGCCAGAGACCTTCGACTTTTggatccactgtttgtttatCCCTCTGCTATACTGGGCCGAGAGAAGGCAATTGTAGTTAACCTTGAGCAGATTCGGTGCATAATTACGTCCGATGAAGTTATTCTCCTGAATTCACTGGATGGTTGTGTGACACAGTACCAGATGGAACTCTGCAAACGCCTTGCAGTTCGGAAAGAACTCG ATGACTTGCCATTTGAGTTTAGGGCCTTGGAGGTAGCTCTTGAATTAACTTGCACATTTCTAGATTCTCAG GCAACAGATCTTGAAAATGAGGTTTACCCAGTGCTAGACGGCCTTGCCTCATCAATTAGCACTCTGAAACTAGAACACGTACGAAGGATGAAAAGCAATCTTCTTGCTTTGACTCAGAGAGTACAAAAG ATCCATGATGAAATTGAGCAGCTTATGAATGACGATGGAGACATGGCTGAGATGTATCTTACTGAGAAGAAAGAGCAGAACGAAGCGTACTTCTTAAACAATCACCATTTCCTGAGTTGTGCTGCTGGTCCAGGTGTTTTCCATTCTGCGCCTGTTTCACCTATTTCTTCTCCTTCTGGGTCACCAAAGCTAGAGAGAGACTCATACAGCTTTGCAAGTCGAAGTAAACATGGAAGCTTAAGGAGTTCAGGCACAAACAATGAGCACATACAGGAGCTGGAAATGTTACTTGAGGCATACTTTGTTGTTATTGACAATACCCTTAATAAATTATCTTCG CTTAAAGAATACATTGATGACACAGAAGATTTTATCAATATCAAATTG GACAATGTCAGAAACCAGTTGATCCAGATTGAATTGCTGATAACAGCGGGAACTTTTGTGATTGCTATATTTGGTGTAGTGACTGGAATTTTTGGGATGAACATTCCAATCGACTTGTTTAACTATTCTTCTGCCTTTAATTGGGTTTTGATTATCTCGACTGTTGTGGGTGGACTTATGTTTTTGTCATTCTTGTGGTACTTCAAACACAAGAGGTTGATGTTCATGTGA